A region from the Poecilia reticulata strain Guanapo linkage group LG12, Guppy_female_1.0+MT, whole genome shotgun sequence genome encodes:
- the spag8 gene encoding sperm-associated antigen 8 → MAEEEIRPRGILKDNWVEENAVAALNIDDKNESVRLNGHEELITINRGCKMETLSVFSTSYIPLKSPGLRVKGVRKELLEKHLSRMMREKILDELKPVEPELKPDYRTTQRCHFCAPGFFPSRPEASTDHNYRNEDAITFWSDNVQNIQRVSTFKNPNAPFKKSSQFSTRIQDRLDEEELPDD, encoded by the exons ATGGCCGAGGAGGAAATCCGCCCTAGAGGAATCCTTAAGGACAACTGGGTGGAGGAG AACGCCGTGGCCGCTCTCAACATCGACGACAAGAATGAGAGCGTCCGGTTGAACGGACACGAGGAGCTCATCACCATAAACCGAGGGTGTAAAATGGAGACTTTATCTGTGTTCAGTACGTCTTACATCCCTCTGAAGAGTCCAGGTctgagggtcaaag GCGTCAGgaaggagctgctggagaaacATTTATCCCGGATGATGCG GGAGAAGATTCTGGACGAGTTGAAGCCGGTAGAACCGGAACTRAAGCCRGACTACCGGACGACACAACGGTGTCATTTCTGCGCCCCGGGATTCTTCCCCAGCAGACCGGAGGCGTCGACG GATCACAATTACAGAAACGAGGACGCCATCACGTTCTGGAGCGACAACGTCCAGAACATCCAG CGTGTTTCGACCTTCAAGAACCCGAACGCTCCTTTCAAGAAGTCGTCTCAGTTCAGCACCAGGATCCAGGACCGGCTGGATGAGGAGGAGCTGCCTGATGACTGA
- the pmchl gene encoding pro-melanin-concentrating hormone, like translates to MRRSLLSFTFAAALFLNCKAIPMGKTEXGSLEQEVFTSILNDEAMEGGLDLGEAARARAPKVIVIAADPTIWRDLRVLQNGMSVYKRRADDSNQVGEHGDGGQQLSIPILRRDNMRCMVGRVYRPCWEV, encoded by the coding sequence ATGAGGCGATCGCTTTTGTCCTTCACGTTTGCTGCCGCTCTCTTCCTCAACTGCAAGGCGATACCGATGGGAAAGACTGAGGAMGGGTCGTTGGAGCAGGAGGTCTTCACCTCCATCCTGAACGACGAGGCGATGGAGGGCGGCCTGGACCTGGGCGAGGCGGCCAGAGCCCGGGCGCCCAAGGTGATCGTCATCGCCGCCGACCCGACGATCTGGAGGGACCTGAGGGTTCTGCAGAACGGGATGTCCGTCTACAAGCGGAGAGCCGATGACAGCAACCAGGTGGGCGAGCACGGAGACGGCGGCCAGCAGCTGAGCATCCCCATTCTGAGGAGGGACAACATGAGGTGCATGGTGGGCCGGGTGTACCGGCCCTGCTGGGAGGTCTAG